The genomic region CGAAATAGGAACTGTTGCTTGTTGCTATGTGTAAAGTAGGAGTCACGGATGGCTCACAAGCTCGAATGGAAGGGAGATCCTTTGCTCTCTCAACTTTGCCGACCTTCGTCCCATCAGGCCTTGGCTGCGGGTACTCGGTACCTGGCAGACACTACACCGGACTCCCATTGGACACTGCAGCCCCCGCCTCGACCAGGTACCAGGGACCTAAGACGATACCCGACGAGGTTTAGCTAATCGACCGCACAGCTTTAGCATGTGGTCCCTGCCAATTCTCAATTCTCCGCCCctcttacctacctacatacACCAAAATCTCCCCACTGGCCCGCGCGGACCGCAGCCCGGGAACCGTGGATCATCTCCAGAGAGAAAGTAACAGTTACACCAAGCACCTAGGAGTAATAATTTACGAGCAACGACATCTGAACTGAATAGGTACCATCGTCGACATCAAGCACCACGCAGGGGCAACCTCCCATCCAGACCGGCAGCTACCTTGAGCTATCCCTAATCCAGATCATTAGAAAGCCATTGCAAAGCACAGTTGGGAGACTAGTCAACAAGATATTGTTTCTAGCCCAATCTTGACAGCGGCTGGCGCGCATCGCGTCACCGGAGTTGGCTTCattgttttttcttcttttctcttttcctgaGGGACTTCTTCATTTCTTCTTCGACACATGTCTGTCTCACTCTCTTCACCGAAGATCAATGTCTCAGCTCTCTCCTGTTGTCTatctcctcttcatccacccAATCCCACTCTCAGACACCAATCTTCAACTCTTCACACCGCCAAGCCAGGCAGGCAGGGCAATGCACGCAGATATTGACAAGCAACCTCACTGCGCACAcagcagcctcaacctccttcttgttACGGAGAGGAACAGCACACCAGCTTGATCACAGGAAACTTCAACACCTTTCAACGccagcccgccgccgcccacctCATGGCCCCCTCATCCCGCCTGCCACGATGCCGCGCCACACCGGGTTGGCCAGCAATCAACAACGAGATGGCAATCTGTCAAAATCCATCCACTCTCCCCATGCAGAAAAGACtgccagaaaagaaaagtgCTGAGAGCACGCAAGCCAGCCTACATCTCGGCCATCTGCAGATCCCTTCACACAACCCCTAActagttgttgttgttgttgttgttgttgttgttggcatCAAGTGGCGGTATGGGCTGGTGCTGAAAACGTGAACGATGAACATCAAATCTTGATCACTATCGATCGGCCCGTCCGGGGACGCATGTCTTTCAcatccgccctcctccatcacgaTGATAGGATATTTCGATCTAACACCATATATCTTCAAGGCTGAACGTGCCGTCCCTCTTTCGCTCTCTGGCTAGGCCTTTGCTGCCCAGCCAGGCGCGTGTGATGGCCGTTGATCAGCCCATATCTGCCTCATGGCCGGCCATGTTGGGATAATTCTCCGTGGATCTATTGAGCGTTATCCAACAAATCCCACATGggatggctggctgaggaTAGGACCTGAAGTTTGTGACTTGGCACCAACgagcagaagaagcaaagaaaaagCCGGTACTGGTGCCCGCCTCCATTGCCCTACGTAAATTGACATGGTCACATTTGCAGCATATTACAACCTGCACGTAAACAGGCAAAGCGTCCGAATCGGATGAAAGTGTCCGTTATTCTATCACATACTATCCACTTTCTCCCCGGCTTCATCCATCACTGCTACCCACTACCATTCGCGGACCGAAACGATAGATGTGGTTAGACGCACCTTTAGATCGATCTGCCCACGCCCTTGGTCCTCCCCATATCTGCCCGGCTTCCGGGTATCGTCACCTCACATTATCACATCGTCGGCAAAGGGCAAGGCAGGCGACCacagccagcaacagccagccagccagccagccagccagccagccagccagcccctCAGGGGTACCGTATGCACAAACATGCAGAGCACACCGTGAAGAGCAGTGTGTTGGGCATCAAATGCTACGCTAGATCAGATCAGATCTACACACATCAGCTTGGAACGAAACTGCACAGCAGATGTAGACAGTGTGTTTGGTTTacttttttccttcttcagctgctgTTCCGGGAGCTGCTCGCGAGTGGACCATACGTGTCTACTGCACGTTCATCCAAGCCCACACAGCCTTTACATCATCGCTGGTCCATGACGCCTCGGATAGATTACCTTGCACAGGACCAAGGCCCATGTCAGCAAGGTGTATACATTTCATGTGCTTGACATGCTGAAACCTCATCATTGGCCCACCTCCACACCATCCCACGTAGTCCAAACAGCTAACGTGACCGCCAACACTATAACGCTGTCAGCACTTTAACTCCCACAACATGTTGTGGGCTGCCCGCCCTCTCCCCACAGCCATCCCTGGTGATGGGCCCAAACGATCACAAAAATCCCCTAACCAGATCTTgatcacccacccacaccaaCATCCAGCAAGCCATGTGCAGCGGGTAAAGACCCTCAACCAATACCGTCCCAAAAACCCGGTATCacggggaggcggcggcaccTGCTTCCCTCCATGACGGGCACCCACACCACGAAACACACACCTGCCTACGGTTTACATGTACAGTTCAAGCGTGTGTTTCCCCAACTTTCACCGCCTTCAAACTCGTCGTCTTGACCAGCAGCTCACGCACCCATCCGTATCGATCCAGGTACCAATAGAGAGAACCTGCGTGTACTCTTATTGCTTACCCACCATTTCTCCCAGCACACATGTATATTCtcaccaacaaacaccaTGGTCAATACCTTGCTCTTTTCTTGCACTTGACCATCGCCGCTTTATTGGCCATATACTTACCTccttgccaccaccagcctctgATCACCCGTCCCTCCCACTTCCCTGCCCTcccttcccacctccccacaaTCTATCTCACACAGTCATTGGTGCTCTCGATCACGAGTTGAAGATTAGTTGGCAACATACATACCCTAGGTGTGACAAGAACAATAAGCCATGCTTGAggttttctctctccctctcactcTTTTGCCCCTTGGTTGATGTCACtcaccacctacctacccagcTTGTCACTCCCCCAGATCAACATGCGGGCCACatatctccctccccttcttcgcAGTCCAAGTAGGTAAGGTCCCCGGACACAGCATCCATCAAGTCCCAGAGCCCAGCCCGCACGATCGTCATAGTCAGACCACTCCAGCTTCTCACGTCGTCCACAAGCAACCTAGGCCAGACCCATGTCCTCAAACAAACCTGTCTTTCGTGAATATCCACTGCCTGATTCCGACTCGATCAAGTCCCCCATCGCCAAATCCCGCATTTCACTAGTCGCCTCTGCCgatccaacctcttcccgtccctatccctccccctgcccGGCCCGGTTCAAGTCTCTCACATATCAATAACCCATTCGTCCCCAAAGCAACACCCCACTCAAAAACTTGGCCAAGACAAAATCAAtcacaaaccaccaacaacaagctttTCTCTTCGCGGGGGAAATTAATCTCTTAGCTCTCAACTAGTGTCAGTGAAATGTCTCAGAAACGGGCGGGAGctcccatcaaccaccttCTTTTTTCGTCTGGGCAacaagccagccagccagccaggactttcccaacccccacagcGACCAAAACATCACTCGTCCAATCCATCTCTCAATAAAAGGTCGCTCATCTAATATCTGCCATTACACCACAATGTCTACATCATCCATTAAACACAGGCAATAGTCTatatcccatccccccttttaaccccccaaacccctaCGTAGCACTAGCAAACCGACTCCTCTCCCTAATCCTTCTCCCATACCTGAAAAATATATACGGAAAAGGCATCAATCCCAAAGTAATAAAGGCCAACAACCCCGTCGCCCACTGGAACCCCAGCGCCTCATACATCTGGTACCCAAACAACGGAAAGGCGGCTATTTCCCCCCACCAGTGTCGTTAGCAATCGTCCAGTCATTCCCAGGCCATCAAGGTACATGGAACAACGCCCCAAAACATGGTAGTTTATCTGATCCTCCCTGGTAATCCAACCCCAGCAAGTAACAAAAAAGAATCATAAAACCAAGAGAATCGCCTGACCAGACAGCAGAGGACAACAGCTCTCTCCCCTGCCATCGATAGATAGAGATATCATCCCGGCCGGTCCTCAAATGTCGTGGTACCAAccaaataaataaaaaaccCCCCATCCAAGGGGAATGAACGAtaagaaagaagagaaagaagagaaagaagagaaagaagagaaagaagagaaagaagagaaaatgaaagaaagaaagaaagaatttGCTTACCAGCAAATGAACACCGCACCAAAGCATTAGATGCCAAAGCACTGGCTGCGTACCGCGGGTAGGCTGCGACCTATGTAACAAAACCAAACGCCACCGTCTCGTATCAGCATACCTATTTCTTTcactctcttctttttcgcaTTTTGTCCAATACATTTTCTCCAAACCAGGgtaaggggaggggggggtggggagttgAAAGAGGGGGAGTGCAGCTGGCAGGGCCCTGCTTTTTGGTGCAGCCTCAaaaaatcaccaccacctagcTGCCTATACTCCGGGCTGAGCTCCGTCGTcagggcaggcaggcaggcaggcagccAGGCAAACGTCAATAACACTTATaactctccccctctcttgGTTGAACTTGCCTAAAAGTTTGGGGAAGAACAAGGGGTAGGTGCCATGAAATGGAAAGAAGATCAAGACTCACCAGAAAGGTAAATACCCCCGTAAAAGCGAACGACATCCTACGACGCAAAAAGCCCAGTTAGCCGCTTGAACTCCTTGCATGCCAAAAAACACAACCAACACAtaacaacccctccccccccctttcttccaaatccaactGCCATCAGGAAACCCCATCTTGACAAAGCCATGACTAAACCTCAAGCCCAAAGCCAGGCTTGCGTAAGGGCGTACAGAACCGAGAGACCTGCAGccctttctttccccttcctggGGGCCTTGCTTCCTGCAAAGACGCgtctcccgcctcctccatgtctctgccttcttttttctccgcCCGTGGGGttgaaaaaagaagaacagAATGCAGAGAGACCGCCTCCAAGCCGCCTCAAGCAGAtcccaacctctccctctccatgAAAGCAAAATGATGAATGGGATGAAAACACTCACCCAAGTCCAAAAACCCCCGACCCAATCAACGGCACAATCCAATGAATCTCGGGCGTGCTCGTaaacccaaaccaaaacaacccccccgtAATGAGCGGCGCGCCCACAATAACCTGCGGCAGTTGATCCTCAGGCTCATCCTTCAGCacccccgtcctcctcctcctcctctccttcaacgtATGCCGAAAGTTGTTCCACAGCGGCGTGACGCAGCAGGCAATAATCAtggccaccaacaaccccgtaAACGTCAACCCAACCTGCCACAGGTTGAAGTCATGATTCGTCGTAAAGATCAGTGGAAACGCTCCAAAGAAGAGATACAGCAGGCCCAAGAGCATGGCAGTGTATATATTCAAGATCAAAGCCATGGGCTCAAACATCAGGATCTGGAACGGTCGCAACAGCGAAAGACCAACAGTCTTTGGAATCGACTTTGTCGACCGCTCAATCGGCGCATAATACCTCTCGTCACCCGTCTCCTTTCTGATTCTCGCTGCCTTTCTCTTCAACAGAACGGGATCTAAGTCATATGCAATCTTTTgtcagaaaaaaaaaaaaaaaaaaaagggggattGAGgccaaaaaagggggggagacCGGAGTTAAAAAAAACATACGGTACGTCTCCGGCACAAGCAACGCAATGCTCAAAAACAAGGCCCCGCTCAAAATAAGCAGATAATAATGCATCCACCTCCACTGAacaaacatcaccatcacacctCCAATCAGCGGCCCAGTCGACGGTCCAACAAATGGTGAGAGTGAGAAAATCGCCATGGGCATGAGCATCTTGTCGTGGGTGAACATGTCGCTAACCGTACCCCCAGACACAGACAAGAACGCACTCCCAGCCAAACCCTGGAAGAATCTCGAGACGATCATGGTCTGGATATTCTTCGCCAGCGCCGAAGGAATCAGAAAGATCATGAAGAACAAAAATGACGCGAGGTAGATGGGTCGTCGGCCATAAAACTCGGCCAGCGGCGACCAAAACGGACCGAGAGCAATCCCCAGGACATAAAACGACAACCCAAGCGTGACAACAATCCGGCTGCTGTTGAACTCGGACATCATGTCCGCATAAGAAGCGGTGTAAACCGCCGAACCATTCGTTCTAAATCCCAATCGTCAGCCATCCACCCAAAACTTGCCCCAGGAGAGCAAAACGCACACACAAAACGATCCCACCGAGGTGATAAAAATCACTAACCACTTCCTCCACTGCGGCATACTCCTTGGACACATCGGGTCGTtatcccccccatcccacgTAACCTCGTACGGATCAGTCAACGCGTCCGGGGCATCAACCTGAGAAGAAACAGCCTcaatgtcaccaccaccaccaccaccagcaacaccatcttcctccgATGAGCGGTCTACCAAATCATCAACCCCATACCCGTTATTCGACCTCTCCCGGTGAAGCGACAATCTGTTCTGGCTGGCGTGACTTTTCCGACTGATTCGGGATGCGGGACGGATGGGTTCTAGCGTTGGGCCTTTGATTGAAGAGGACAATGAGTCCCGCGATGATGACCTGTCTTCATCGTCTGTCCTCTCATATCTGGCAGTCTTTTcgtctgttgttgttgtcgttgtcgttggtgttgttgttgttgttgtcgccaTTGTTGAATTCCTTTCCTCCCGGCAATAATTCCGCGACTGTGAGATACTGAAAAGGTGTAAAGGTGATGTTGAATCACGGTCGTTACAGTCAGTCACTCGTCAGGGATCACTACCCTTTACTAGTCGACCTCGGCAGTCGTCACCGCTGCTCGACGATGGAACCCTTTCGTCTGATGAtgacaaacaaaacaacaacagcaaacaaccAAGACCACTCAGTAAtaaaagtttttttttttaaaaaaaaaacaccaaaacaaaataaaataaaataaaatgaTGCAACAGAGAGTTGTTTTGGCCTACGCGGGGAGGGACCCAGCTTCATCTTAACCCTTCTTGGGACGAACTAGGACCCTTCGAGCAGTCACGATGGATATGATTAAATTGCCTTGCCCCCTCCACTTCCCCAgcaaacacacacaagaaGATGCCGAATACCGGCATTGGGGgcatcccatccctcccgTCAGTCATCAACCTGTCTTGCAAAAATTTGTGTATGAAGTATCGTTTTTCCTTCCCTTTTGCTCAGGTTCCCAATAGTCAtaatccccatccccaccacatCTGTCAgcacccaccctccccccccccatcatcccccgaaacctccatcctccatccccagtaccacaaacccaaacaaaGAAAACCCTCCCTCATGGGAATAAATGATCATGGACATCATGGAAAAACACTCTCCCCCCCAGTAAAAAACTGCCGTCATCgacaccaccccagcccaacaaccaaccaaaccgGGCCCCCGGCCCCTAAAAAGCGGAGCAAAAAGCGGAGGGTCACcccgaccaccacccggcagagctcttcctttccttccttcGGCCCTGCCATGCCATGGCCGCTACCCTTTGTCACAAGCCCAATGACAATGGGCAAGGCACACACACCCCTTCGCGCTTTCGGCTCGTCGCCCCCGGGGTTAGGAAATGATAGCATAAGCCCAGGTAGTTTAGGTGCTTATTTCCGTCAAAGAACCATTTTCACCCAAAGCCGGTGAAACCACACCTTCCCGGAGGAGTGTCGTCGGTCAAATGCCGAAATTCCCCCTAGCCACGCGACAGGACaagagaaaaataaaatGTTTCAGATCTCACCTTTGCAGATCTTACTTCCCGGCATTTAAAACCTGACATGGGTCCGTCCGTCCCTCCGTTCGTGCATCGACCGCCGTCAGCTCCCGGCCGGCCGGAGGGGCAGGGCAGGATATGTCGGCTCCGGTGAAACACGGTGCTTACCGGCCTTTTCGGCGCTCCTTTTGAGTAAACTGACCATGTCGCGAAAGAGAACAAGAAAAGGGGTTTGCAATATCCCGCATAGCCTTAGAAACAGTCTGTATGGGATTCCAGGCCTCTTTAAAATGTTCTCAAGGCCTATCGAGTGTCCTCCAAAGCCCAGTAATTTACTCTTCAAAACCCATCAATCTATCCTACAATGCCGatcaaccaaaacccccatccctAAAGCCGTCAGACACCACCCCAattctccccctcaaaaaccatcctcccctgcttccacacctccctcaacttcagcacaatccccccatccccctcccccgtaaccctctccaaaacaacAATATCCCCATCCGTCCCATCCTCCAAAGTCCCAATgctcccctccaaacccaacaacctcgccggCCGCTCCGTCACCGCCATCAATGCCGAAACAATATGCTcattctccccctcttccccttccaaaccaaCACTCGTCGTATCAATATACCCCAGAAAATTATTCACACACTCCAACAACGTCACCGCActccccgccaacaccatcctctctctcttttcctcatccatcttcggagccatcaccctccccctagACTTGACAACACTCGATTTCTCGGTCCCATTCCGCCACGGATACGTCCcgtcccccaaccccagcacaTGCATCGCATCCGTCACCAAGATCAGCCCCTCTGGATGCACCGAGTGCGCCAGCATAACCGCTGACTTGTGGTTGTGAACCCCATCAGCAATAATGCCATAACTGGGAGCTTCTTCATTCCCCGCCGGGATAATGATGTTGGCGATACTAAGCTCCGACTCGCGGTGACCAAAAGGGGGCATGGCATTGAAGAAGTGTGTCACCATTCTCGCGCCAGCAGCGAGTGCCTCACGGGCTTTCTCGTACGAGGCTGCCGTGTGTCCCAACGAGACGACGATGCCGTCACCCGTGAGTGTCGAGATGATTTCCGGTCCTTCCTGTAGGAGGACTTCAGGGGCTAGGGTAACCATCTTGACAGAGTGGGGAGGGGCTCGGGAGAGGTTATAGACCGTGTCGAGGTCTTGGTAGGATTGGGCCGTGCGGAGGACGGAGCGGTCGTGGACGCCGCATTTGCGTGGGTTTAGAAATGGGCCTTCGAGGTGGGCTCCTAAGACTGAGGCGCCGCGGTCTGGGGATGATCGGGGTGTGGGGGTGAGGAATGGGATAGCCTAGGCTTGTCAGACGGAGTGAGATTGGTAACGACGGGGATCGTAAATGGTTTCGCACCTTATGATAGACCTCGCTGTGCTGGCTCGTGAGGGTGGGCAGGTAAGATGTCACTCCTGTCTGgacaagccatttgttgactttggtAAGTTGCTTAGGATAGTCGGAGATGTCGTCGGGGATGGTTGAGAAGTTGAATCCAATAGCACCGTTTATCTGGCAGTCGATGAAGCCTGGGGCTATGATGCATCCTTGGAGGTCACGGACAGCATCTGAGGTTCGTTTGGAAGAGCCAATGGTGCCATTCTTGGTGTTTATCCAGAGATCTCCCTTGACGAGCTTGCCGTCTCGGAGTAGGCGGCAGTTGACGAACTGGATGATCTCAGGCTCTCCATGATCCTGCGCTCTCGAGGATGGAGTACTCGAGAACGACGGGCGCAGGGCTGACATGTTGATATTCGTGCTGGCGGCTGATTCTAGGACATAGGTTGGCTACCTTAGAAGATACTGCTCGGGAAGAGGACTTGGAAAGGTTGAAATGCGGTTTGCGGCGGCTATCCACGAGCCATAAACCTCCATCATGAACATCGTGCTTGCCAAATAGACTTCATCAGTCATTCTAAGAAGGCACATCTGGCGGCTTCGGGCGGAGGTAAGCAAGCAAGCCAAACCCGTGGCTATCCACGGCGATGTCATTGGAGGCCCGGTTATCGGTGCCGTCGCTGTCATGATGATAGTGAACAGCGAGTGTGTGGTTTCATGATGTCTCAGGTCATGTTGCACCGTCAAAGATGGCTACTATCATTCACGATCGAGTAAACGTAGGTGGACTTTCAAATGTTCAAAAGTTCCTGGGAGGGAGCAGATGTAACGTTCCTGCTTGGGGCTAACCAAAGCCTGAACGGTTGCCTGCCTGTTTCGGCTAGCGGACCGTTAAATGGCCCCTTTCCAGACGTCTTCCTCCATGTGATTGGCCCGAGCAACAGTGACAGCGACAACAGCAGTGCTTCTTCTGCCGGCCGGAAGGAGCCTGTATGGTGGTGCTGAGGTTTGTAGGTTACACGTCCCGTCCGGCTGCTCGCTCCCCAACCATCCCTCAATATGTCGCCTTCCATAACGTGACAATTCTCCCCGCCGTATCCCGTATCCCGTTCCCCAAGAGCCCACTGGCATCCGGCACCGGCAACATGGTCAAGTTGGACGGTGACTTAGACCCACTATGGCAAGATCTCGACTGGTAACCGTTTCTCCTTTGCTTTTTGCCATGCtgtttgttgtcgtcgttctGAGTTCCTCATTCGCTGACTGtcttgtctctctctctctctcaggGCCATAGGGCAGATGGTGAttatgggatgggatggcaCCGAAGTCACTCCGCAGATTCGTCATCTCATCGAGGAACACCATCTCGGCTCCATCCTTCTTACGGCAAAGAATCTCAAATGTGTTTTTCGGTCCGAGAGAGGTGCGCGGGTGCAATGGATGCTAACTCGTCAATGCAGCTGCCCACCAGACGGCCAAGCTCGTGCAGGAGCTTCAGACGATTGCTCACCAAGCCGGCCATCTTCAACCGCTGTTGATTGCCTTGGACCAGGAAAATGGCGGCGTCAACAGCCTGTACGATGAGGACTACATTTGCCAGTTTCCCAGCGCCATGGGCCAAGCTGCCGCTGGTAATGCTGATCTCGCATACAAAGTAGCCAAAGCTACAGCCACCGAGGTCTCGGCCGTGGGGGTCAATCTGATTCTCGGACCCGTGCTCGACGTTCTGACAAACGCTCGTTACCAGCCGCTCGGTGTCCGCGCTGTCGGGGACGATCCACAAGAGGTCTCACAATATGGCATCGCGGCTATGAACGGCTACAAGGATGCTGGGGTCGCCACTTGTGGAAAACACTTTCCTTCTTATGGGAATCTCGACTTTCTCGGGTCCAGCTTGGAtgttcccatcatcacccaaacCTTGGAGGAGTTGTCCCTGAGCGCCCTCGTGCCTTTTCGGAATGCTATTGCTACTGGAAAGTTGGATGCCATGTTCGTTGGCGGCTGTGGCATCACAAACCCGTCCATGAATGTGAACCACGCCTGCCTCTCCGATCAGGTGGTTGATGACCTTCTCAGAAAC from Podospora bellae-mahoneyi strain CBS 112042 chromosome 4, whole genome shotgun sequence harbors:
- a CDS encoding hypothetical protein (EggNog:ENOG503NTW3; COG:S), with protein sequence MATTTTTTPTTTTTTTDEKTARYERTDDEDRSSSRDSLSSSIKGPTLEPIRPASRISRKSHASQNRLSLHRERSNNGYGVDDLVDRSSEEDGVAGGGGGGDIEAVSSQVDAPDALTDPYEVTWDGGDNDPMCPRSMPQWRKWLVIFITSVGSFCVTNGSAVYTASYADMMSEFNSSRIVVTLGLSFYVLGIALGPFWSPLAEFYGRRPIYLASFLFFMIFLIPSALAKNIQTMIVSRFFQGLAGSAFLSVSGGTVSDMFTHDKMLMPMAIFSLSPFVGPSTGPLIGGVMVMFVQWRWMHYYLLILSGALFLSIALLVPETYHPVLLKRKAARIRKETGDERYYAPIERSTKSIPKTVGLSLLRPFQILMFEPMALILNIYTAMLLGLLYLFFGAFPLIFTTNHDFNLWQVGLTFTGLLVAMIIACCVTPLWNNFRHTLKERRRRRTGVLKDEPEDQLPQVIVGAPLITGGLFWFGFTSTPEIHWIVPLIGSGVFGLGMSFAFTGVFTFLVAAYPRYAASALASNALVRCSFAAAFPLFGYQMYEALGFQWATGLLAFITLGLMPFPYIFFRYGRRIRERSRFASAT
- the NAG2 gene encoding N-acetyl-glucosamine-6-phosphate deacetylase (CAZy:CE9; COG:G; EggNog:ENOG503NXV2; MEROPS:MER0033184); the protein is MSALRPSFSSTPSSRAQDHGEPEIIQFVNCRLLRDGKLVKGDLWINTKNGTIGSSKRTSDAVRDLQGCIIAPGFIDCQINGAIGFNFSTIPDDISDYPKQLTKVNKWLVQTGVTSYLPTLTSQHSEVYHKAIPFLTPTPRSSPDRGASVLGAHLEGPFLNPRKCGVHDRSVLRTAQSYQDLDTVYNLSRAPPHSVKMVTLAPEVLLQEGPEIISTLTGDGIVVSLGHTAASYEKAREALAAGARMVTHFFNAMPPFGHRESELSIANIIIPAGNEEAPSYGIIADGVHNHKSAVMLAHSVHPEGLILVTDAMHVLGLGDGTYPWRNGTEKSSVVKSRGRVMAPKMDEEKRERMVLAGSAVTLLECVNNFLGYIDTTSVGLEGEEGENEHIVSALMAVTERPARLLGLEGSIGTLEDGTDGDIVVLERVTGEGDGGIVLKLREVWKQGRMVFEGENWGGV